A window of Thermodesulfobacteriota bacterium contains these coding sequences:
- the topA gene encoding type I DNA topoisomerase: MGKSLVIVESPAKAKTIKKFLGRNFDVEASSGHLVDLPSSKLGVDIENNFNPQYVVIKGKSKYLNQLKKAAKGAEKVYLASDPDREGEAIAWHIADKLDIRDKSLRVLIHEITEKAVRDSIEHPTTLSQDRFEAQQARRILDRLVGYQVSPILWKKVRKGLSAGRVQSVALRLVVEREREIEAFKSEEYWTIESLLKRSEDSPESAFTAVLATYEGNKVSIDNGADAKSIVDSVRNEKFTVTSIERKERKKNALPPFITSTLQQEASRKLRFPVKRTMSIAQKLYEGIDLGSEGPVGLITYMRTDSVRISENALAEARELIKETYGGEYLPEKANTYKVKKSAQDAHEAIRPTYVGKLPDSVRQYLSDDEYQLYKLVWQRFVASQMQPTVFDQTTLEITAGKGVFRATGSIVKFPGFSAVYLEGKEDEEEEKEKEEMRKLPDVSRGQELDLVNLEGKQHFTQPPPRFTESSLVKELEEKGIGRPSTYATILSTIQERQYVTMERKKLKPTLLGCSVSDLLIQGFPEIMDVQFTAEMEDKLDNVEEGSVNWVELLNGFYSGFSERLSSAQDSMKSLKRDGLPTDIKCDKCGADMIIKWGKKGEFLSCSKYPECKNAKAFEYDPDGNIKVIEQAEPVLREDIKCEKCGKPMLIKRSRRGEFLACSGYPDCKNAKAFELDPDGNIKIIEKEEPVLREDIKCEKCGKPMAERKGRYGRFLGCTGYPKCRNIKGLDENGNPVEAKAAGKSGGKKKTADQAASAGENAG, from the coding sequence ATGGGTAAGTCTCTAGTAATCGTCGAGTCCCCTGCAAAAGCAAAGACAATAAAAAAATTCCTCGGCAGGAATTTCGACGTGGAAGCGTCTTCGGGTCATCTCGTGGACCTTCCCAGCAGCAAGCTCGGCGTAGATATAGAAAACAATTTTAATCCGCAGTACGTCGTAATAAAGGGAAAATCTAAGTACCTGAACCAGCTGAAGAAGGCGGCCAAGGGAGCGGAAAAGGTGTATCTCGCGTCCGACCCCGACCGCGAGGGCGAGGCCATAGCCTGGCACATCGCGGACAAGCTCGACATACGGGACAAGTCTCTCCGCGTTCTCATTCACGAGATAACGGAAAAGGCCGTCAGGGATTCGATAGAGCACCCGACGACGCTCAGCCAGGACAGGTTCGAGGCCCAGCAGGCCAGGCGAATCCTCGACAGGCTCGTCGGATACCAGGTGAGCCCGATACTCTGGAAGAAGGTCAGGAAAGGGCTCAGCGCGGGGAGGGTCCAGAGCGTCGCGCTCCGGCTCGTAGTCGAGCGCGAGAGGGAGATAGAGGCCTTTAAGTCCGAGGAGTACTGGACGATAGAGTCTCTTCTGAAGAGGAGCGAGGACTCGCCCGAGAGCGCGTTTACCGCCGTCCTCGCGACGTACGAGGGGAATAAGGTAAGCATCGATAACGGGGCCGACGCGAAGTCCATAGTCGATTCCGTCAGAAACGAAAAATTCACCGTCACGTCCATCGAAAGGAAAGAGCGAAAGAAGAACGCCCTCCCTCCGTTCATAACGAGCACGCTACAGCAGGAGGCGTCGAGGAAGCTCAGGTTCCCCGTGAAGAGGACGATGTCCATAGCGCAGAAGCTATACGAGGGCATCGACCTCGGGAGCGAGGGGCCGGTCGGTCTCATCACGTACATGAGGACGGACTCGGTCAGGATATCCGAAAACGCGCTCGCCGAGGCGAGGGAGCTCATAAAGGAGACGTACGGGGGCGAGTACCTCCCCGAGAAGGCGAATACGTATAAAGTAAAAAAATCGGCGCAGGACGCACACGAGGCGATAAGGCCGACGTACGTCGGCAAGCTGCCGGATTCCGTGAGGCAGTATCTATCGGACGACGAGTACCAGCTCTATAAGCTCGTCTGGCAGAGGTTCGTCGCTTCGCAGATGCAGCCGACGGTATTCGACCAGACGACTCTCGAGATAACCGCCGGGAAGGGCGTTTTCAGGGCCACGGGGTCAATCGTGAAGTTCCCCGGGTTCTCGGCCGTCTACCTCGAAGGCAAAGAGGACGAGGAAGAGGAGAAGGAAAAGGAGGAGATGCGGAAGCTCCCCGACGTCTCCAGGGGCCAGGAGCTCGACCTCGTTAACCTCGAAGGGAAGCAGCACTTCACGCAGCCGCCGCCGAGATTCACCGAGAGCTCGCTCGTAAAGGAGCTGGAGGAAAAAGGCATAGGACGCCCGTCTACTTACGCGACGATACTTTCAACCATACAGGAAAGGCAGTATGTCACCATGGAGAGGAAGAAGCTGAAGCCTACTCTCCTCGGATGCTCGGTGAGCGACCTTCTCATACAGGGGTTCCCCGAGATCATGGACGTACAGTTCACGGCCGAGATGGAAGACAAGCTCGACAACGTCGAGGAGGGGAGCGTCAACTGGGTAGAGCTCCTGAACGGTTTTTACAGCGGGTTCTCCGAAAGGCTCAGCAGCGCCCAGGATTCGATGAAGAGCCTCAAGCGCGACGGCCTCCCGACGGACATAAAGTGCGACAAGTGCGGCGCCGACATGATTATAAAGTGGGGTAAGAAAGGTGAGTTCCTCTCCTGCTCGAAGTACCCCGAGTGCAAGAACGCCAAGGCCTTCGAGTACGACCCCGACGGAAACATAAAGGTCATAGAGCAGGCGGAGCCCGTTCTTAGGGAAGACATAAAATGCGAGAAGTGCGGGAAGCCCATGCTCATAAAGCGGAGCCGGAGGGGGGAGTTCCTCGCGTGCTCGGGCTACCCCGACTGTAAGAACGCCAAGGCCTTCGAGCTCGACCCGGACGGCAACATCAAAATCATCGAGAAGGAAGAGCCGGTCCTCAGGGAAGACATAAAGTGCGAGAAGTGCGGGAAGCCCATGGCCGAGAGGAAGGGGCGCTACGGGAGATTCCTCGGGTGTACGGGATATCCCAAGTGCCGCAACATCAAGGGCCTCGACGAGAACGGAAACCCCGTAGAAGCCAAGGCCGCCGGGAAATCCGGCGGGAAGAAAAAGACCGCCGACCAGGCTGCGTCCGCCGGCGAAAACGCAGGTTAA
- the ispG gene encoding flavodoxin-dependent (E)-4-hydroxy-3-methylbut-2-enyl-diphosphate synthase, translating to MERNSRQINLGGVKVGGGAPVTVQSMTKTDTRDVTATVLQIRGLEKAGCDIVRLAVPDMDAAKALGHIKKQVRIPIVSDIHFDYKLALEAVKQGVDGMRINPGNIGARYRIKAVVDAVKERGIPIRIGVNSGSLEKDILKKHGSPTAEALAESAMRHVSILEDFDFRDIKISVKSTDVKKMIAAYRLLAERTDYPLHLGVTEAGTYELGTIKSSIGIGTLLADGIGDTIRVSLTGDPRDEIGVGLNILKSLGLRKNGIELISCPGCGRLEIDLMKLVKDVEGRIAGLELPRPIKVAILGCVVNGPGEASEADIGIAGGRGKGMLYKDGKLVRSFKEGDLVNELVKELETFSVPVE from the coding sequence ATGGAAAGGAATTCGAGGCAGATAAATCTGGGCGGCGTCAAGGTGGGCGGAGGAGCGCCCGTGACGGTTCAGTCCATGACGAAGACCGACACGAGGGACGTCACCGCCACGGTCCTCCAGATAAGGGGCCTCGAAAAGGCAGGCTGCGATATAGTGCGCCTCGCGGTCCCCGACATGGATGCCGCCAAGGCCTTGGGGCACATAAAAAAGCAGGTCCGGATACCGATAGTCTCGGATATACACTTCGATTACAAGCTTGCCCTCGAGGCCGTAAAGCAGGGCGTTGACGGCATGAGGATCAACCCCGGCAACATCGGCGCCAGGTACAGGATAAAGGCAGTCGTGGACGCCGTTAAGGAAAGGGGCATACCGATAAGAATCGGCGTCAATTCCGGCTCGCTCGAAAAGGACATACTGAAAAAGCACGGCTCTCCGACAGCCGAGGCCCTCGCCGAGAGCGCCATGAGGCACGTCTCGATCCTTGAGGACTTCGATTTCAGGGACATAAAGATTTCGGTCAAATCGACGGACGTGAAGAAGATGATAGCCGCATACAGGCTCCTTGCCGAGAGGACGGACTATCCGCTTCACCTGGGCGTGACCGAGGCGGGAACGTACGAGCTCGGTACGATAAAATCGTCCATCGGCATAGGTACCCTTCTGGCCGACGGTATCGGCGATACTATAAGGGTTTCGCTCACCGGCGACCCGAGGGACGAGATAGGCGTCGGGCTTAATATCCTGAAATCTCTCGGGCTGAGGAAGAACGGCATAGAGCTCATATCATGCCCCGGGTGCGGCAGGCTCGAGATTGACCTTATGAAGCTCGTAAAGGACGTCGAGGGGCGGATAGCGGGGCTGGAGCTCCCGAGGCCGATCAAGGTCGCCATACTGGGCTGCGTCGTGAACGGGCCGGGCGAGGCGTCCGAGGCCGACATAGGAATAGCCGGAGGCCGGGGGAAGGGGATGCTTTACAAGGACGGGAAACTTGTGCGCTCGTTCAAGGAAGGGGACCTCGTGAACGAGCTCGTGAAGGAGCTAGAGACTTTTTCCGTACCGGTCGAGTGA
- a CDS encoding PA0069 family radical SAM protein — protein MGSEGAAIKGRGSAENPANRFEKIEFTPSEEEIAEGLSPKTVFYRDATKSIISYNDSPDVGFNAGINPYRGCEHGCIYCYARPTHEYFGLSLGLDFETKILVKEDAPALLRKELSSRKYVPDTIVVSGNTDCYQPAERRFKLTRACLEVLLEFRNPAGIITKNYLVTRDIDLFRRFAEWNGIMAAVSVTTLDPEVKRVMEPRTSEPRLRLRAIEELAKAGVPVMVMVAPVIPGLTDHEIPAIIKSAADAGAVNAGFVMLRLPYGVSDIFQAWLGRHFPDRKDKVLNRIRSVRDGKLNSPDFYSRMRGEGIYAEQARDMFELACRKAGFDSGKIKLSTEHFRKPGGPQLELFKT, from the coding sequence GTGGGTAGCGAGGGCGCGGCGATAAAGGGCAGGGGCTCGGCGGAAAACCCGGCCAACAGGTTCGAGAAGATAGAGTTCACTCCCTCCGAAGAAGAGATAGCGGAAGGGCTTTCGCCTAAGACGGTATTCTACAGGGATGCTACGAAGTCGATCATCTCCTACAACGACAGCCCGGACGTCGGGTTCAACGCCGGTATAAATCCTTATCGCGGCTGCGAGCACGGGTGCATTTACTGTTACGCCCGGCCGACGCACGAGTATTTCGGGCTTTCGCTCGGGCTCGATTTCGAGACGAAGATACTCGTCAAGGAAGACGCCCCGGCGCTCCTCCGAAAAGAGCTCTCGTCGCGTAAATACGTCCCGGACACGATAGTCGTTAGCGGGAACACCGATTGCTACCAGCCCGCGGAGAGGCGCTTTAAGCTGACGCGGGCCTGCCTCGAAGTCCTCCTCGAATTCCGTAACCCTGCCGGGATAATCACGAAGAACTACCTCGTCACACGTGACATCGACCTATTCCGGCGGTTCGCCGAATGGAACGGCATTATGGCGGCGGTTTCGGTGACGACGCTCGACCCGGAGGTGAAGAGGGTCATGGAGCCGCGGACGTCCGAGCCGCGCCTGAGGCTGCGGGCGATAGAAGAGCTCGCGAAAGCGGGCGTCCCGGTGATGGTGATGGTCGCCCCCGTTATCCCGGGCCTTACGGACCACGAGATACCGGCGATTATAAAGAGCGCGGCCGACGCGGGGGCCGTGAACGCCGGGTTCGTCATGCTGAGGCTGCCATACGGCGTCTCGGACATATTCCAGGCCTGGCTCGGGAGGCATTTCCCCGACAGGAAGGACAAGGTGCTCAACAGAATCCGCTCCGTGCGCGACGGGAAGCTGAACAGCCCCGATTTTTACAGCCGCATGAGGGGCGAGGGAATCTACGCGGAGCAGGCGAGGGACATGTTCGAGCTTGCGTGCAGAAAGGCGGGGTTCGACAGCGGGAAGATAAAACTCTCGACAGAGCATTTCAGGAAGCCGGGCGGGCCCCAGCTCGAGCTCTTCAAAACGTGA
- the mutL gene encoding DNA mismatch repair endonuclease MutL: MGKIRVLSDNLVSKIAAGEIVERPASVVKELVENSIDAGSASIEIELESGGRRLIRVSDDGEGMTRDEALLCLERHATSKIKDVKDLFSLTSLGFRGEAIPSIASVSRFRMITKTHSDMIGTMLKVDGGVLRGVEEAGSPPGTDIEVKDLFFNTPPRLKFMKRPETELSNVVDIVEREAIPRPGVSFELRSDGRVLLRFPARDSVRERIESVYPGTRLFSVEGGEEGVRLTGFFGSPLEGRSTARKLYTYVNGRAVRDRFLTRAVLGAYGKMLEKGRFPEGVLFVELPPGDVDVNVHPTKNEVRFKNPGLVAGLISSCIGRMLGNAPWLASYGRAAGPGHDWRGLTRERTSSYSPPGGGFSGAHASAPEGSDYARGVSREAAPRETHGDVHPGAVREATAPAGELFSSGGTYSDLKIVGQIGDLYIVCASGDGMVIIDQHAAHERINYEKIKNSYEGQGRAPSQELLMPKVVGLSPYEAELLSGHLAPLSALGLRMEPFGDGSYVVRSIPAVLGNADPETLVRDIVGEISEGDKEESLSGKIDRVIATMACHSSIRASFELGPEEMKALLAELDRAEFPHACPHGRPVARELTFGDIERMFKRT; encoded by the coding sequence ATGGGAAAGATAAGGGTATTATCCGATAATCTCGTCTCCAAAATTGCGGCAGGGGAAATAGTGGAAAGGCCCGCATCCGTGGTAAAAGAGCTCGTTGAAAATTCCATAGATGCAGGGAGCGCCTCGATCGAAATCGAGCTCGAATCGGGCGGGAGGAGGCTCATCAGGGTGTCGGACGACGGCGAGGGGATGACGCGCGACGAGGCGCTTTTATGCCTTGAGCGGCACGCTACAAGCAAGATAAAGGACGTAAAGGACCTCTTCTCGCTTACGTCGCTCGGCTTCAGGGGCGAGGCCATCCCCAGCATTGCGAGCGTCTCACGGTTCCGCATGATTACTAAAACGCACTCGGACATGATAGGCACCATGCTCAAGGTAGACGGCGGGGTTCTAAGGGGCGTCGAGGAGGCAGGGTCTCCCCCCGGGACGGACATAGAGGTGAAGGACCTCTTTTTCAACACGCCTCCGAGGCTTAAGTTCATGAAGCGCCCCGAGACGGAGCTCTCGAACGTCGTCGATATAGTGGAGAGGGAGGCCATTCCGAGGCCGGGCGTGTCGTTCGAGCTGAGGAGCGACGGGAGGGTGCTTCTCCGCTTCCCCGCGAGGGACAGCGTCAGGGAAAGGATAGAGAGCGTCTATCCCGGGACGAGGCTCTTTTCAGTCGAGGGCGGAGAGGAGGGCGTACGCCTGACGGGCTTTTTCGGAAGCCCGCTCGAAGGGAGGTCCACCGCACGCAAGCTCTACACGTACGTCAACGGGCGGGCGGTCAGGGACAGGTTCCTTACGCGGGCCGTCCTCGGTGCGTACGGCAAGATGCTCGAAAAGGGAAGGTTCCCCGAGGGGGTTTTGTTCGTCGAGCTTCCGCCCGGGGACGTGGATGTGAACGTCCATCCGACGAAGAACGAGGTCAGGTTCAAAAATCCCGGCCTAGTAGCCGGGCTCATTTCGTCGTGCATAGGCAGGATGCTCGGGAACGCGCCGTGGCTCGCGAGCTACGGCAGGGCCGCCGGGCCGGGGCACGACTGGCGGGGACTTACGAGGGAGCGGACGTCGTCCTATTCGCCGCCCGGGGGAGGTTTTTCGGGTGCTCACGCATCCGCGCCGGAGGGGTCGGATTACGCGCGGGGAGTGTCACGCGAGGCCGCTCCTCGGGAGACGCACGGGGATGTGCACCCGGGCGCTGTCCGCGAGGCGACCGCGCCGGCGGGGGAGCTTTTTTCATCCGGGGGGACGTACTCCGACCTCAAGATCGTGGGCCAGATAGGCGACCTTTACATCGTATGCGCGTCCGGGGACGGGATGGTAATAATAGACCAGCACGCGGCCCATGAGAGGATAAATTACGAAAAGATCAAGAACTCCTACGAAGGGCAGGGACGCGCCCCTTCGCAGGAGCTTTTGATGCCGAAAGTCGTAGGGCTTTCCCCATACGAGGCCGAGCTCCTTTCGGGGCACCTGGCTCCGCTTTCGGCGCTCGGGCTCAGGATGGAGCCTTTCGGAGACGGCTCTTATGTTGTAAGGTCTATACCTGCGGTGCTCGGGAACGCAGACCCTGAAACACTCGTCCGTGACATAGTGGGCGAGATATCCGAGGGCGACAAAGAGGAGAGCCTGTCCGGGAAGATAGACAGGGTGATTGCAACCATGGCGTGTCATTCGTCGATAAGGGCCAGCTTCGAGCTCGGGCCCGAGGAGATGAAGGCGCTTCTCGCCGAGCTCGACAGGGCGGAGTTCCCGCATGCCTGCCCTCACGGCAGGCCCGTCGCGCGCGAGCTCACGTTCGGCGATATAGAGAGGATGTTCAAGAGGACATAG
- a CDS encoding D-sedoheptulose 7-phosphate isomerase has translation MKELIISRLRESADIKLRFAKESAAEVEKAAALLIKALKAGGKVMIFGNGGSAADAQHVAAEFVNRYAVERKALAALALSTDSSLLTSIPNDGSFESVYSRQIEALGNKGDVVWGFTTSGKSPNVVKAFQTAKSQGLKCIAFTGQEVSKVEKLVDCCVSVPSKSTPRIQELHITLAHIVCELVEESVTVKKKTTRKEPRNPES, from the coding sequence ATGAAGGAGCTTATAATTTCGAGACTGAGGGAGAGCGCCGACATCAAGCTGAGGTTCGCCAAGGAGTCGGCGGCCGAGGTCGAAAAGGCGGCGGCGCTTCTCATTAAGGCGCTTAAGGCAGGAGGGAAGGTGATGATATTCGGAAACGGCGGAAGCGCCGCCGACGCCCAGCACGTGGCGGCCGAATTCGTGAACCGCTACGCCGTCGAAAGAAAGGCGCTCGCCGCGCTCGCGCTTTCGACGGATTCGTCGCTTCTGACTTCGATACCGAACGACGGCTCTTTCGAGAGCGTATATTCGAGGCAGATAGAGGCCCTCGGGAACAAGGGGGACGTCGTGTGGGGGTTCACGACGAGCGGCAAGTCGCCGAACGTCGTAAAGGCGTTTCAGACAGCGAAGTCCCAGGGGCTCAAGTGCATCGCCTTTACCGGGCAGGAGGTGAGCAAGGTGGAAAAGCTCGTCGACTGCTGCGTGAGCGTTCCTTCGAAATCGACGCCGAGGATCCAGGAGCTCCACATCACGCTCGCCCATATCGTCTGCGAGCTCGTCGAGGAATCAGTCACCGTCAAAAAGAAAACCACCAGGAAGGAGCCTCGCAATCCCGAATCCTGA
- a CDS encoding DNA gyrase inhibitor YacG: MKVKCPKCGKECEWENNEWRPFCSERCKMVDLGAWVSESYRISGEDALDEEDAEDAGEEENGGPRLKH; this comes from the coding sequence ATGAAGGTAAAATGTCCAAAATGCGGAAAGGAGTGCGAGTGGGAGAATAACGAGTGGAGGCCGTTCTGCTCGGAGAGGTGCAAGATGGTCGATCTCGGCGCCTGGGTTTCGGAATCGTACAGGATATCGGGCGAAGACGCTCTCGATGAAGAAGACGCGGAAGACGCCGGCGAAGAGGAAAACGGCGGCCCCCGGCTCAAGCACTGA
- the efp gene encoding elongation factor P yields MGVVETNQFHRGLKIEYEGEIWEIIEYRHSKMAQRSAVMKTKIRNVATGAVQEKNFRSGDSFRVPDTERKSMQFLYKDDIGYYFMDLDSYEQYSLSPNEVGESADFLKEQQEITVLYFNDKPMGIELPTAVELEIVETEPGMRGDTVTGATKPAVLESGATIQVPLFIDQGDVIKVDTRSGEYLERIKKR; encoded by the coding sequence ATGGGAGTTGTCGAAACCAACCAGTTCCACCGCGGGCTCAAGATAGAGTACGAGGGTGAGATCTGGGAGATAATCGAGTACAGGCATTCCAAGATGGCCCAGAGAAGCGCGGTCATGAAGACGAAGATAAGGAACGTCGCGACGGGAGCGGTCCAGGAAAAAAACTTCAGGTCCGGTGATTCGTTCAGGGTGCCGGACACGGAAAGAAAATCGATGCAGTTCCTCTACAAGGACGACATCGGGTATTACTTCATGGATTTGGATTCCTACGAGCAGTACAGCCTTTCGCCGAACGAGGTCGGGGAGTCGGCCGACTTCTTAAAGGAGCAGCAGGAAATCACCGTCCTCTACTTTAACGATAAGCCCATGGGCATCGAGCTGCCGACGGCCGTCGAGCTCGAAATCGTGGAGACCGAGCCCGGAATGAGGGGGGATACCGTCACCGGCGCCACCAAGCCCGCCGTCCTCGAATCGGGGGCGACGATCCAGGTGCCGCTTTTTATCGACCAGGGCGACGTTATAAAGGTGGACACGAGGTCGGGCGAGTATCTGGAAAGGATTAAAAAGAGGTAA
- a CDS encoding sigma-70 family RNA polymerase sigma factor: MESDIELMLRTKSGDDGAFSELMRRHYKGVVNYIYRFTNRRDNSEDLAQEVFLRIYRSAGQYKPEAKFSTWLYKIATNVSLTYVKKKGNNSLSLDEIDDSGDATGDPALDIADDIIYRKEMMSVIFEAMESLPEREKVAIMLCKYEGLSYEEVAQVLECTVGAVKAYVHRGRMKLIERLKPYLSEGGDYGV, from the coding sequence ATGGAAAGTGACATAGAGCTTATGTTGAGGACGAAGTCCGGGGACGACGGCGCGTTCAGCGAGCTCATGAGGAGGCATTATAAAGGGGTGGTAAATTACATCTATCGTTTTACCAATCGCAGGGATAATTCCGAAGACCTTGCGCAGGAGGTTTTCCTCCGCATCTACAGGTCGGCCGGGCAGTATAAGCCCGAGGCCAAATTTTCCACCTGGCTTTATAAAATCGCCACCAACGTCAGCCTGACGTACGTCAAGAAGAAAGGCAATAACAGTCTCAGCCTCGACGAGATAGACGACAGCGGGGACGCCACGGGGGACCCCGCCCTCGACATAGCGGACGACATAATTTACAGAAAGGAAATGATGAGCGTCATATTCGAGGCGATGGAGTCTTTGCCTGAAAGGGAAAAGGTTGCTATTATGTTGTGTAAATACGAGGGGTTATCATATGAAGAGGTCGCCCAGGTGCTCGAATGCACTGTGGGCGCGGTGAAGGCTTACGTCCACAGGGGAAGGATGAAACTTATAGAGAGGCTTAAGCCCTATTTGTCCGAAGGAGGGGATTATGGAGTGTAA
- a CDS encoding zf-HC2 domain-containing protein, whose translation MECKDLRELVVGHSSGDLAGDDRVLVESHIAACAECSELFSNSNEVWRLLGEWEDIEPRSDYLSEFWSRVEKEEARAGFWSSLRHSGTRWKLAGAFASVLVVGIFSLVVFTGDPGGRVVADRDVQDDMLLLELDSATSRDTTAALEIYGPWDGGIDVVNINGNGGFN comes from the coding sequence ATGGAGTGTAAAGATCTGAGAGAGCTCGTGGTCGGCCATTCCTCGGGCGACCTGGCCGGGGACGACCGCGTCCTTGTCGAATCTCACATTGCGGCCTGCGCCGAGTGCTCCGAGCTCTTTTCGAATTCGAACGAGGTCTGGAGACTGCTGGGCGAGTGGGAGGATATAGAGCCCCGGAGCGATTACCTGTCCGAATTCTGGAGCAGGGTCGAGAAAGAAGAGGCCCGCGCGGGGTTCTGGAGCTCCCTCCGGCACTCGGGAACCAGGTGGAAGCTCGCGGGAGCCTTCGCCTCGGTGCTTGTCGTCGGGATATTCTCGCTCGTCGTATTCACAGGCGACCCGGGCGGCAGGGTCGTCGCCGACCGCGACGTGCAGGACGACATGCTTCTCCTTGAGCTCGACAGCGCCACCTCCAGGGACACTACGGCCGCCCTCGAGATATACGGCCCGTGGGACGGCGGAATAGACGTCGTCAACATAAACGGAAACGGAGGCTTCAATTGA